TCCTTTATAATGGGGTGCATGGCAAGTGTAGCCCATTTTCTCAAGGAAACGGCCAAGCATCCGGACATCCGCAGAGTTGCCTGTAAAGCCGTGTAAAAGCAAAACAGCACGCTTTCCTCCTTCAAAGGTAAATGGCTTTGGTAATGAAACTTTCATGTGTATAACTCCTTTAATACTTTTATCATGACTATTTCTTAGTTTAAGCAATGAAGGGTTGAACATTCCAGAAAAAAGACTTACTGGGGGAAGCAGGTGGACATGTTTTCGACTGTGTTTTGGTAGTATAGTCTGGTATTTAAACAAAACAGCGAGATTTTTTCAGCTGTTTATGGCCTGGGTTGCTGCTGCTTCGTATGATTTCCGCGGATTTTTCATGTTTTTCCGCCATACTGCAAATTATTTCCGCCGTTTTCTAATGGATTTCCGCCAAACTGCAATTTTATTCCGCCGATTTTTAATGGATTTCCGCCAAATCGAGTACTTTTTCCGCCGTTTTCCATTGGTTTCCATCAAACTAAACCTGTTAACTCACAGTAGTCGTCTAAGCTCCCTCCATAATCAAACCAACAAAAAAACCTGGCGCTATTCGCCAGGTTTTGCTGACTTTATATTAGACTTTAAAGTAAGTAACCGCAAGGGCAAGCAAGAAGAATAAAACAGATAGAATCGCTGTAATACGATGTAAGATCAAATCAATTCCACGAGCTTTTTGCTTACCAAATAACTGTTCGGCACCGCCGGAAATTGCACCGGACAAGCCAGCACTTTTACCTGCTTGAAGTAATACAACTGTAATAAGTGCGATACTTACGATAACTAATAGAATAACGACTAATGTATGCATAAAGGCACCTCCTGACGAACTTTTCCCAGTATTTTTAATTTACCATACTAATTCCTTTTTAACAATAGAAGTTATTATGACACGCTAAGGGGACCATTCGGAAACATTTAGAGGCCACCTTCTATCAGGATAAAAAGCCCCCTGCTTATTGCAGAGGGCTTCGTATATTTTGAAAAATTATTTTTTCAAGTTATAGAAAGATTTAATGCCATTGAACTGTGCAGTTTCAGCCAATTGATCTTCGATGCGAAGTAATTGGTTGTATTTTGCTACACGGTCTGTACGGGATGGTGCACCTGTTTTGATTTGGCCAGCATTTGTAGCAACAGCAATGTCAGCAATTGTGCTGTCTTCTGTTTCACCTGAACGGTGAGAAACAACCGCTGTGTAGCCAGCACGTTTTGCCATTTCGATAGCTTCAAAAGTTTCAGTTAAAGTACCGATTTGGTTAACTTTGATTAAGATCGAGTTAGCAATGCCTTTTTCGATTCCTTCAGCAAGTTTTCTTGTATTGGTTACGAATAAGTCGTCACCAACTAATTGAACTTTTTTGCCAAGACGTTCTGTTAAAAGTTTATGACCTTCCCAGTCGTTTTCATCTAAGCCGTCTTCGATGGAGATGATTGGGTATTTAGAGCAAAGTTCTTCGTACCAAGCTACCATTTCTTCAGAAGTTTTCACTTTGCCTTCGCCTTCTAAATGATATTTGCCGTCTTCTTTGTTGTAAAGCTCAGAAGAAGCAACGTCCATTGCAAGCATAACTTCTTCGCCTGGCTTGTAGCCAGCTTTTTCAATTGCTTCAATAATCGTTTGAAGCGCTTCTTCGTTTGATTTTAAGTTTGGTGCAAATCCGCCTTCATCACCAACAGCTGTATTTAATCCTTTTGCTTTTAAAACAGATTTTAAGCTGTGGAAAATTTCTGCGCCCATGCGAAGTGCTTCTTTAAAGTTTGGTGCACCAACAGGCATAACCATGAATTCTTGGATGTCCACGTTGTTATCAGCGTGCTCACCGCCATTTACGATGTTCATCATTGGCACTGGAAGTTGTTTCGCATTGAAGCCGCCAAGATATTGGTATAATGGCATATCTAAATAGTTTGCTGCTGCATGTGCAACTGCAAGGGAAACACCAAGAATGGCGTTTGCACCTAATTTACCTTTGTTGTCTGTTCCATCAAGCTCGATCATTGCTTTGTCAATTGATACTTGATCTAGAACACTGAAGCCTTCGCCAACTAACATTGGAGCAATAATTTCGTTAACATTGCTAACTGCTTTTAAAACACCTTTTCCAAGGTAGCGTTCTTTATCACCGTCACGAAGCTCAACAGCTTCATATTCACCTGTAGAAGCACCACTTGGAACTAAAGCGCGGCCAAAAGCACCGGATTCTGTAAATACTTCAACTTCTACTGTAGGATTTCCGCGGGAATCTAATACTTCGCGTGCATATACGTCACTAATGTAAGGCATGATAATCTCTCCTTAATAAATAATATGATTATGGGCATAAATTGCCCTTGTTACTGTTTGAATTCACGGTCAAAGGCGGGGGCCCTCCGCCAATCACCTTTTTAATTTCATAAAACCTATTTAATAATAGATTTTCCAGTCATTTCTTTAGGTTGCTGCAAGCCTAATAATTGCAGCATAGTAGGTGCTAAATCACCAAGAATACCACCATCGCGCAATTCAATTCCTTGTTTTGTTAGGATAACTGGTACAGGATTCGTAGTATGGGCAGTCATAGGTTGGCCTTCAAGTGTAATCACTTCGTCAGCATTGCCATGGTCAGCTGTAATAATCGCTGAACCGCCTTTTTCCAAGATTAAGTCTACTACTTTTCCTAAGCATTCATCAACTGTTTCTATTGCCTTAATGGTTGGCTCCAATTTACCAGAGTGTCCGACCATATCTGGGTTGGCAAAGTTTAAGATAATTGCATCAAATTTATCAGCTTGAATTTCTTTCACTAACGCATCAGCCACTTCATATGCGCTCATTTCCGGCTTAAGATCGTATGTAGCAACCTTAGGCGAGTTGATCAAAATTCGCTCTTCGCCCGGAAATTTCTCTTCCCGGCCACCGCTCATAAAGAATGTGACATGCGGATATTTTTCCGTTTCGGCAATTCTTAGCTGCTTCATATTGTTTTGCGATAGAATTTCCCCTAAAGTGTTGTCAAGGTTGGTTGGTTTAAAGGCAACATAGCCATCGACTGTTTCACTGAAATGGGTCAAGCAGACAAAGTATAAATGTTTCGGATGTTTAGGTCCGCGATCAAATGAACGGTAGTCTTCATTTGTAAATGTATTTGAAATTTGAATGGCACGGTCAGGGCGGAAGTTATAGAAAATTACCGCATCATTATCTTTAATGGTTGCGACCGGTTGTCCATCTTCCTTAACGATGACAGATGGAAGGACGAATTCGTCGTAGATTCCATGTTCATAGGAATCCTTTACAAGATCTAGTGGATCCGCATACGTTGGACCTTCACCATAAACCATAGCGCGGTATGCTTTTTCCACGCGATCCCAGCGTTTATCCCGGTCCATGGAATAATAACGCCCGGAAATCGTCGCGAATTCCCCAACTCCATACTCCTTCATTTTGTCCAGTGTTTCTTTAATATATGTCTGAGCAGTTTGCGGACCGACGTCACGTCCATCAAGGAAAGCATGAATATAAACTTTTTCAACGCCTTCCTCTTTGGCAAGCTTTAACAGAGCAAACATATGATTAATATGACTGTGAACACCGCCATCAGATAATAAACCAAATAAATGCAGGTTCGTGCCATTTTTCTTTGCGTGTTTCATTGCTCCAAGGAAAGTTTCATTTTTTTCAAACTCTCCTTCACGAATAGCAATGTTAACGCGGGTTAGGCTTTGGTAAACAACTCGGCCGGCGCCAATATTCATGTGACCGACTTCAGAATTTCCCATTTGGCCTTCTGGAAGACCAACTGCTTCACCACTCGCGGTTAAATGAGTATGTGGGAAAGTTTTCCAGAATCGATCAAAATTTGGCTTTTTCGCTTGGGCAACAGCATTTCCCTTTACCTCATCCCTGCAGCCAAATCCATCTAGAATAATAAGGGCTACTGGAGCTTTACTCATTTTTGCCCGCCTCCAGTAATTGTAAAAATGATTGTGGCTCAAGGCTTGCGCCGCCTACTAATGCGCCATCAATATCAGGTTGTGCCATATATTCTTTGATGTTTTCAGGTTTGACGCTGCCGCCGTATTGAATGCGGATCGCATTTGCCACATCTTCAGAGAACTGTTTTGCAACCACTTGACGGATATGAGCACATACTTCGTTCGCATCTGCAGCAGTTGAAGATTTTCCAGTTCCGATTGCCCAAATTGGCTCATAGGCAATAACTGTTTGTTTCACTTGCTCTTCTGTTAAGCCTGTTAATGCTTTTTCAATTTGAGTGCCAACAAGGCTCATTGTTTCACCGTTTTCACGTTGTTCTAATGTTTCACCACAGCACACGATTGGAATTAAGTTGTATTTAAAAGCTGAAAGAGCTTTTTTATTTACTGTTTCGTCTGTTTCATTAAACATTTCGCGGCGTTCAGAGTGACCGATGATGACATATTGGACGCCCAGGTCAGCAAGTGCTTTCGGGCTGATTTCACCTGTAAAAGCGCCGTTTTCTTCAAAATGCATATTTTGTGCACCTATTTTAACTTCAGTGCCTTTTGCTGTTTCAACAAGTGTTTGTAAAAATAATGCCGGTGCGCAGATGACAGAATCCACTTTGTCAGCAGCTGGAACAAGATTTTTCACTTCTTCCGCAAAGCTTTTTGCTTCGGAAAGGGTTTTATGCATTTTCCAGTTGCCTGCGATAATTGGTTTACGCATTGCGGGCACATCCTTTCTTTGAACCTCTGATAAAAGGGTTTGTTGATATTCAGCCGGATATTATTAATATCTGGCTGAATATTGTAGATCATGTAACATTCGTCAATCTTATTTATCGTTTAATGCCACTACACCTGGCAATACTTTACCTTCCATGAATTCCAAGGAAGCGCCGCCACCTGTAGAGATGTGGCTCATTTTGTCTGCTAGGTGGAATTTCTCTACTGCAGCTGCTGAGTCGCCGCCGCCAATGACAGAATATGTATCTTTCGCTTCTGCAAGTGCTTCAGCTACAGCTTTTGTTCCGCCGGCAAATTTATCGATTTCAAATACACCCATTGGTCCGTTCCAAATCACAAGCTTTGATTTTTGGATGACATCACGATAGATTTCTGCAGTTTTTGGCCCGATATCAAGTGCTTCCCAATCTGCTGGAATCTCGTTGATTGCCACTACTTTAGAATTAGCATCCGCAGAGAAATCATCCGCTACTACTGCATCAACAGGCATATAGAAATTAACGCCTTTTTCTTTTGCTTTTTCCATAAAGGATTTAGCTAAATCGATTTTGTCAGCTTCTAATAAAGACTTACCAATTTCGTGGCCTTGTGCCTTTACAAATGTGTAAGCTAAACCGCCGCCGATAATTAGGTTGTCCACTAATTCTAATAAATTCTCAATAACACCGATCTTATCTTTTACTTTTGCTCCGCCAATGATAGCTGTAAATGGACGTTCAGGATTTGAAAGCGCCTTGCCAAGAACATCAAGTTCTTTTTGCATTAAGAAGCCGGAAACAGCAGGAAGGTAATGGGCAATTCCTTCTGTTGAAGCATGTGCACGATGTGCTGCACCAAATGCATCATTTACATACACATCTGCAAGTTCAGCAAATGCTTTTGCAAGCTCTTGATCATTCTTTTCTTCGCCAGGATAGAATCGAACATTTTCAAGTAGCAAAACGTCGCCTTCCTTCATTTCGGCAATTAGTGCTTTTACGGAGTCGCCGTATGCTTCATCTGCTTTTTTCACTTCTTTTCCAAGTAATTCGGAAAGTCTAACGCCAACAGCAGTTAAGCGCATATCCTCATTGACTTGTCCTTTTGGACGCCCAAGGTGGCTGGCTAGAATCACTTTTGCACCTTGTTCAATTAAATATTGAATCGTTGGAAGTGCGGCAACAATCCGTGTTTCATCCGTGATTTTTCCTTCTTGCATTGGCACGTTGAAGTCCACACGGCAAAATACGCGTTTACCTTTTACATCGATATCGTTTACTGTTTTCTTGTTCATGGTAAGGCCTCCTCAATTTTTGAAAAAACCGATCATTTAAAAAAGGAGGGGGGAATCCTCCCCACTCCCCTTTGGAAACACACAATTAAAATTATAACTGTTTTTTGGATGGAATACCATTCCTATCCACTAACAGATTAAAGTCCTTTAGAAGCGATATAGTCAACAAGGTCAACTACACGGTTAGAGTAACCAACTTCGTTATCGTACCAAGATAATACTTTTACCATGCTGCCTTCCATAACCATTGTAGAAAGAGCATCGATTGTAGAAGAAACAGTAGCACCATTGTAGTCGCTAGATACTAATGGAAGTTCAGTGTATGCAAGGATACCTTTTAATTCGCCTTCAGCAGCAGCTTTTAATGCAGCGTTAACTTCCTCAACAGTAACGTCTTTTTCTAATTCAGCAACAAGGTCAACTACAGAAACGTTTGGAGTTGGAACACGCATTGCCATACCGTTTAATTTACCTTTTAATTCTGGTAATACAAGCGCAACAGCTTTAGCAGCACCAGTTGAAGTTGGGATCATGTTTTCTGCAGCTGCACGTGCACGACGGTAGTCCTTATGTGGTAAGTCAAGGATTTGTTGGTCGTTAGTGTAAGAGTGAACAGTTGTCATCATACCGCGCTTGATGCCGAACTTGTCATTTAATACTTTTGCAAATGGAGCTAAGCAGTTTGTTGTACATGATGCGTTAGATAATACATGGTGGTTATTTGGATCGTACTTGTCTTGGTTAACACCCATTACGATCGTGATATCTTCGTTGTCTGCTGGAGCAGAGATAATTACTTTTTTCGCACCTGCTTCAAGGTGTTTCGCAGCATCTTCACGTTTTGTGAAACGGCCAGTAGATTCAACAACAACATCTACACCAAGATCGCCCCAGCCAAGTTGTGCAGGATCGCGCTCAGCGATAACCTTTACTTTGTGGCCGCCAACTACTAGGTATTCACCATCAACTGTTACGTCTTCTGCAAGAGTTCCGTGAACAGTGTCATATTTTAAAAGGTGAGCAAGCATGTTTGCATCAGTTAAGTCGTTGATTGCAACAACTTCCACATTGCTGTTTTTTAATGCCGCACGGAAAACGTTACGGCCAATACGTCCAAATCCATTAATACCAACTTTTACTGTCATGATAAAACTTCCTCCTTTTTTTGGGTAAGGATATTTTTTTAATTAAAGGGATTACCCTTTTAATAACTGTTTTGCCACACCTTCATCAGTAATTAAAATGGTTGATTCCGGTGCTTGTTTCATATAAGCCTTGATCGCCTTTGCCTTTGAGGCTCCGCCTGCAACGGCAATGACATGAGGAATGTGCGGGAGATCTTTCAGTTGCAAACCAACTGTTGATACTTTGTGAACGATCTCGCCCACTTCATTAAAGTAATACCCAAATGCTTCCCCGACAGCTTTTTCAGCTGCAAGCTTCTGTAAAATCTCGGGTGTTGTCTTGCGGCGCTCTGCCATTGTAATAGCATCCCCAATTCCATGAAGGACCATGTTAGCCGATTGGATAAGAGTTAACACTTCATGAATTTCAGGCTCTTTGGCAAGAGATTCATAAATCTCCGCGCTTACCTGGTCAGGAACATAGAGGACACGATGTTTGGATTGGGTTTTTTCAGCCATATTCGAACAAATGACATTTGCCTGATTATGAACATCTTCACCCACGCCGCCCCGTGCTGGAACAAAAATCAACTCTCCGTCACTCAGCTCAGGTGTTAATCTTTCAGCGACAGCTGCCATCGTGGATCCGCCAGTTACAGCGATGATATTTTTTCCTTCAAGCTGTTTTTTCATACAAATGGCACATGCCTTGCCAAGTTCTCCTTTGACCATCGGTGAGGAATCGCTGTCTCCAGGGACGATAATGACTTTTCGAATGCCAAACTGGTGTTTTAATTCCAGCTCCATTACGTCAAATCCCTTTAACTCGCGCATCATCCCTTCAAGATCTTCCAGTAAATGCCTTCCTTCAGAAGTCAAACTCATTCCCATACTGTTGATGTAAATAAGATTTTGTTCTTTTAGAAAATCTACTTCACTACGGAGAACTCTTTCGGTTAGCCCTAAACTAATAGCTACACTTCTTCGTCCTACTGGCTGCATCATTCCAATGTACCGGAGAATTGAATATCTCTTTTGCAGGACTTGAAGGAAATCGGGTAATAATCTTTTTGCGATATCGATGAATGACTGCATGACTTCATGCTCCTTTTATGTTGCTGGTCAAAAATTGTCCACCTTAGACATATTGTGTCCCACCGCATCCAAAAAATTTACCCCTGCTACGTTTTTAATTGTAACAGGAGTAGAAATCTATTTCAACTTATTAAAACGCCTTTTTTTCTTGCAAACGATTACTTATGTCGAATTTGTTAATTATGCCATAGCCTGCCTCTTCTCCGTCAATGTGAACGACCGGTATCATCAGGCCATACCTCTCCGTCAACTCATCATGCCCTTCAATATCAACCACTTCTAGAGCGAATTCCCACTCCTCCATTAACTCAAGTAAAACTGATTTCGCCTTCTCACATAACGGACAACGATTTCTAGAATATAAGGTAATAATGGTTTTCTGCATGTTTGATCCTTTCGGGTGTCAGGCACCAGTTTATAATAATTCTTATATAAACCTTTTTCTTTTGGAGGAGGAAGGTATTCTAAGCTGGTCGCGGTATTTGGCGATGGTGCGCCTTGAGACGACGATTCCTTCCAGTGTTTTCAGTTGTTCAACGATGTCTTGGTCGGATAGGGGTTTTTCTTTGTTCTCTTGGTCGATAAGTTTTTTGATGCTATTTTTGACTTGGGTGGATGATGTGTTTTCGTCGTCTGACACGGTTTGGATTGTGCTAGAGAAAAATGATTTTAGCGGGAAAGTCCCGATAGGTGTTTGTGCGTATTTTTCTCTGACAGCACGGCTGACAGTTGATTCGTGAATTTCCAGATCAGCGGCAATTTCCTTCATGGTCATAGGCTCTAAGAAATGCGGCCCCTTTTGAAAAAATGCCGTTTGCTTTTCAACAATCTTGGACACCACTTTTATAAGCGTATCTTTTCGCTGTTCAATGCTCTTTAAGATCCATTGATAATCTTGAAGCTTTTCCTGTAAAAAGCGATTTACCTGCTGATCCTGGTCTTTGAATTTACGGTAATACCGATCATTAAAGACAACTTTCGGTATGGGGTCATCCACCATCCGAACAGTCAGTCCCGTGTTCGTCTGTTCAATGATCACATCAGGAATAATATATGCTGATGATTCAGGCATTAACAGCGCTCCCGGCTTTGGGTCTAACAGTTGAATTTCATCGAAAACACCCTGTATGTCCTTTAATGTTACTTGCAGTTCTTTGGCGATTTGTTTCCACTTTCTCTCAGCAAAAGGAATAAAATAGTCGGATAATATTTTAATAGCCAATTCATTTTCCGGCTTTTCATATTCCATTTGGATGAGCAGGCACTCCTGTAAATTTCTGGCTCCAATTCCCGCCGGTTCAAGCGTTTGAATGACCGCTAGCCCGTCTTCCACCATTTCTTCTGGTATATTTAAACTGGCAGCAATATGATTGAAATCACCTGTAAAGTAACCGTTTTCATCGAGGTTATGAATTAAATGACGGATTACTTTTAATTGGTCTGCTGTCAGCATTTTTAAATTTAGTTGAGAAATTAATTGTTCTTCCACCGAAACGTGCTTCGCACCAATTTGTTCAATCCAGTCTTTTTCTGACTTCTGATGGCTTCGGCGATGGCGATCTACCAGGGGATTCATGGGCTGAACACTGCCAGATTCAATTTGAATCAGCGGATTTTCAAGTGCCTTATTTTCTAAAAACGCGGTCAATTCCTGTGCCGAATATTGTAATAAGGCAATTGCCTGCGATAGTTCCTGAGTCATGGTTAACTTCAATGTTTGTTGCTGCCATAATCCGGCCTTAATATTCATGAGTATCCCCCCTTTGTTCTATTTTACATGATTAAGATAATTTGGTGTATGGAAGAAAGCTGGTATTTCTTTAAATTTCTGAGCCTTTTTGCTTTTTCTTATATATATCCATCACACAAAGCCCCCTGTAACTTTGAATTACAGGGGTCTCGTTCATTTATACTTCTTCCAAAGAAAGCAGTGCGATTCGCTTTTGTTTCCGTCTAAAAACAACTTTTGCCATAAAAATACTCAATTCAAAAATGAGAATTAAAGGAATAGCCACTGAAATATGTGATAAAAATTCCGGAGGTGAAATCATAGATGCAATAATCACCAATATTAAATAGGCATATTTCCGTACCTTGACAACTTTATAAGGATTCATGATGCCTAATGATGTTAAAAACATCGAAACTAGCGGAAGTTCGAAGGCAACTCCGAACGGCAATGTCATGTTAATTAAGAAACTGAAATATTTGTCTGCCGTAAAGGAATTCGTCATGAGTCCGCTCCCCATTTTTAACAGGAAGCGCATGATGTTTGGAAAAATTAAAAAATATCCAAAGGCCAAGCCGCCAACAAACAACAAAAACAACGCAGGAATATAAGCCAAAGCAACTTTTCTTTCAAAGGGCTTCAATGCAGGCTTTACAAATGCCCAAGTCTGCCAAGCCAGCACGGGAATCGTACCGGCAATCGCCACAATTCCCGCAATATGAAAATACAGCCACATGATATCGCTCGGTCCCAGAACCATTAGCTTATATCCCAGATGACCCATAAAAAAATTATATATATCTTTCACATAAAAAAATCCGATTACAAAAAACACCAGAAAAAATACTGCCGTGATAATAATTCTTCTCCGCAATTCCTCCAGATGTTCGACTAAAGTATATTCCTTTTCAGCCAAAGGATCTCACGCCTTCCATGCCTATAATGGACAATTACTGTATGGTTGAATTATATCGTATCTATACCACATTTTCTATGGATGTTTTCCGAAATCAAAATGAATAGCGTTCATCTAAACTAAAAAAACACTGCGCAGTGTTTTTTAGTTATGGCTATGTTATAAATGGTTGTTGATTTCCGCTCCAGGCTCTTTGCTTTCCGCGGACGTGCCGGAGAGCCTCCAATCAACAATGTGATATATCACCATTGTTCTTTAACATAGCCTTAGTTATTAAGAAGTGACAAGAAGTTGTTTTTTCTTGACAATATTTTCCTTTAGGAATACTCTTAAATCGTAAGTAATAAGTAGTAAGTCGTTAAATAATCCTGTTACTCTAGGAGGGACGTTATGAACGAGTTTAGTTTTGCTCAAAATTTTTCCATCATTGCACTTAACACTCAAAGAAGTCTTCTTTTATCAAACGAAAAGAGAGTTATTTTACGATGTATAGCAGCTGCAGTCATTTTAGAAATATATTTGAACAATAAACAGGATGAAACTCTTACTCTTGAAAAGAAGGATTTGGTACGGTCTTCTATTGAGATTTACCAAATACCTGTTTTAAATGCTTTTTTGGGTAAAAATGAAACAGTCTCTCATACACTTCCATATTTTCTTGCAGAGGTTACCAAACTATCGCGAAAAGTTCTAAAGGAGATTGAACAGGCTTTTGCTGGATCCTTGAAAGAGGTGAAAGCGATTGAAGAAATAGAAGCTCTTCTTGGATGTGACTATTTATATGTGTCAGCCGGGATTACCATAAAGGAATATCGGAGCAGGGCAGATCTTTACACAAGGCTGACAGAAAGTCTTCGTGCTGAAATTTTAGAAGAAGGAGAAATGACTGAAGAGGCCCTCCTTATGTTGTGGCTTTTGCGGGAAAGTGGATGTCTCCATGATCTTTTCTCTAAGGAAGAGTTAAAGCGGGTAGCTGCACGCAGTATTGAATTATTTAACCGTCATCCTTTAGCTAAAAAGCTTTTCCCGATTTTTATTCATAGGATCTCTGAAATGGGAATCAAGAATTTCTTAAAATTAAAAAAGGAAATCATGTCCATGCCTACTGGTACCGGGATAGCTTTTGTTTTCCCTGCTATTGAAAGAACCGAATCCGTTTTTATTGACACAGAGGAATTTTTTCCAAGTAAGGAAACACGTTTGCATGATGTAAAAGCGCGGCTGGAAAGCCATGGCCATCACTTTTCTATCATCCGGAATGGAGCAGTACCTTTGATTAAAGTAGATAATACCTTATATGAGGCTGTACCCTCTTTTATCAATTATGAAGTGGTTATTCATGGTGTACGTCTAAGAAGATATCCATTATCCTTATAATAGGGGGGATTACATGTCT
Above is a genomic segment from Neobacillus endophyticus containing:
- the secG gene encoding preprotein translocase subunit SecG — protein: MHTLVVILLVIVSIALITVVLLQAGKSAGLSGAISGGAEQLFGKQKARGIDLILHRITAILSVLFFLLALAVTYFKV
- the eno gene encoding phosphopyruvate hydratase, producing MPYISDVYAREVLDSRGNPTVEVEVFTESGAFGRALVPSGASTGEYEAVELRDGDKERYLGKGVLKAVSNVNEIIAPMLVGEGFSVLDQVSIDKAMIELDGTDNKGKLGANAILGVSLAVAHAAANYLDMPLYQYLGGFNAKQLPVPMMNIVNGGEHADNNVDIQEFMVMPVGAPNFKEALRMGAEIFHSLKSVLKAKGLNTAVGDEGGFAPNLKSNEEALQTIIEAIEKAGYKPGEEVMLAMDVASSELYNKEDGKYHLEGEGKVKTSEEMVAWYEELCSKYPIISIEDGLDENDWEGHKLLTERLGKKVQLVGDDLFVTNTRKLAEGIEKGIANSILIKVNQIGTLTETFEAIEMAKRAGYTAVVSHRSGETEDSTIADIAVATNAGQIKTGAPSRTDRVAKYNQLLRIEDQLAETAQFNGIKSFYNLKK
- the gpmI gene encoding 2,3-bisphosphoglycerate-independent phosphoglycerate mutase; translation: MSKAPVALIILDGFGCRDEVKGNAVAQAKKPNFDRFWKTFPHTHLTASGEAVGLPEGQMGNSEVGHMNIGAGRVVYQSLTRVNIAIREGEFEKNETFLGAMKHAKKNGTNLHLFGLLSDGGVHSHINHMFALLKLAKEEGVEKVYIHAFLDGRDVGPQTAQTYIKETLDKMKEYGVGEFATISGRYYSMDRDKRWDRVEKAYRAMVYGEGPTYADPLDLVKDSYEHGIYDEFVLPSVIVKEDGQPVATIKDNDAVIFYNFRPDRAIQISNTFTNEDYRSFDRGPKHPKHLYFVCLTHFSETVDGYVAFKPTNLDNTLGEILSQNNMKQLRIAETEKYPHVTFFMSGGREEKFPGEERILINSPKVATYDLKPEMSAYEVADALVKEIQADKFDAIILNFANPDMVGHSGKLEPTIKAIETVDECLGKVVDLILEKGGSAIITADHGNADEVITLEGQPMTAHTTNPVPVILTKQGIELRDGGILGDLAPTMLQLLGLQQPKEMTGKSIIK
- the tpiA gene encoding triose-phosphate isomerase, with amino-acid sequence MRKPIIAGNWKMHKTLSEAKSFAEEVKNLVPAADKVDSVICAPALFLQTLVETAKGTEVKIGAQNMHFEENGAFTGEISPKALADLGVQYVIIGHSERREMFNETDETVNKKALSAFKYNLIPIVCCGETLEQRENGETMSLVGTQIEKALTGLTEEQVKQTVIAYEPIWAIGTGKSSTAADANEVCAHIRQVVAKQFSEDVANAIRIQYGGSVKPENIKEYMAQPDIDGALVGGASLEPQSFLQLLEAGKNE
- a CDS encoding phosphoglycerate kinase; this translates as MNKKTVNDIDVKGKRVFCRVDFNVPMQEGKITDETRIVAALPTIQYLIEQGAKVILASHLGRPKGQVNEDMRLTAVGVRLSELLGKEVKKADEAYGDSVKALIAEMKEGDVLLLENVRFYPGEEKNDQELAKAFAELADVYVNDAFGAAHRAHASTEGIAHYLPAVSGFLMQKELDVLGKALSNPERPFTAIIGGAKVKDKIGVIENLLELVDNLIIGGGLAYTFVKAQGHEIGKSLLEADKIDLAKSFMEKAKEKGVNFYMPVDAVVADDFSADANSKVVAINEIPADWEALDIGPKTAEIYRDVIQKSKLVIWNGPMGVFEIDKFAGGTKAVAEALAEAKDTYSVIGGGDSAAAVEKFHLADKMSHISTGGGASLEFMEGKVLPGVVALNDK
- the gap gene encoding type I glyceraldehyde-3-phosphate dehydrogenase, with translation MTVKVGINGFGRIGRNVFRAALKNSNVEVVAINDLTDANMLAHLLKYDTVHGTLAEDVTVDGEYLVVGGHKVKVIAERDPAQLGWGDLGVDVVVESTGRFTKREDAAKHLEAGAKKVIISAPADNEDITIVMGVNQDKYDPNNHHVLSNASCTTNCLAPFAKVLNDKFGIKRGMMTTVHSYTNDQQILDLPHKDYRRARAAAENMIPTSTGAAKAVALVLPELKGKLNGMAMRVPTPNVSVVDLVAELEKDVTVEEVNAALKAAAEGELKGILAYTELPLVSSDYNGATVSSTIDALSTMVMEGSMVKVLSWYDNEVGYSNRVVDLVDYIASKGL
- a CDS encoding sugar-binding transcriptional regulator; its protein translation is MQSFIDIAKRLLPDFLQVLQKRYSILRYIGMMQPVGRRSVAISLGLTERVLRSEVDFLKEQNLIYINSMGMSLTSEGRHLLEDLEGMMRELKGFDVMELELKHQFGIRKVIIVPGDSDSSPMVKGELGKACAICMKKQLEGKNIIAVTGGSTMAAVAERLTPELSDGELIFVPARGGVGEDVHNQANVICSNMAEKTQSKHRVLYVPDQVSAEIYESLAKEPEIHEVLTLIQSANMVLHGIGDAITMAERRKTTPEILQKLAAEKAVGEAFGYYFNEVGEIVHKVSTVGLQLKDLPHIPHVIAVAGGASKAKAIKAYMKQAPESTILITDEGVAKQLLKG
- a CDS encoding glutaredoxin family protein, with protein sequence MQKTIITLYSRNRCPLCEKAKSVLLELMEEWEFALEVVDIEGHDELTERYGLMIPVVHIDGEEAGYGIINKFDISNRLQEKKAF
- the rpoN gene encoding RNA polymerase factor sigma-54 encodes the protein MNIKAGLWQQQTLKLTMTQELSQAIALLQYSAQELTAFLENKALENPLIQIESGSVQPMNPLVDRHRRSHQKSEKDWIEQIGAKHVSVEEQLISQLNLKMLTADQLKVIRHLIHNLDENGYFTGDFNHIAASLNIPEEMVEDGLAVIQTLEPAGIGARNLQECLLIQMEYEKPENELAIKILSDYFIPFAERKWKQIAKELQVTLKDIQGVFDEIQLLDPKPGALLMPESSAYIIPDVIIEQTNTGLTVRMVDDPIPKVVFNDRYYRKFKDQDQQVNRFLQEKLQDYQWILKSIEQRKDTLIKVVSKIVEKQTAFFQKGPHFLEPMTMKEIAADLEIHESTVSRAVREKYAQTPIGTFPLKSFFSSTIQTVSDDENTSSTQVKNSIKKLIDQENKEKPLSDQDIVEQLKTLEGIVVSRRTIAKYRDQLRIPSSSKRKRFI